A single region of the Bacteroidota bacterium genome encodes:
- a CDS encoding IS1182 family transposase, which yields DGLNIEPLVATYKGGGSSSYNPLMLLKVLVYAYLSKNYASRKIARALREDVNYMWLSGMYRPDFRTINIFRSGRLKGVVDQVFGSMVEFCIANKYIKLENYFVDGTKMEANARKTSYVWSKNTERYKEATQKKIKELLEHIEEVNRQENAEYGESDLEELGNGSTITSEKLKEQIEKLNTIINPTKPNKQVLKELQTKQIPKLERYEEQERLLGGRKSYSKTDTDATFFRMKNDQLLPAYNVMIGTENQFIVNYSIHQKASEADQFIRHFTKLTRTTGLIPEDVIGDAAYGSEENYAFLEEHGVGNYLKYNTYHRENTKKHRDNCYHKDNFQYYEKTDTYRCPEGRDLIFDRTGEKITYNGYQQNIRIYECIDCCECPVASRCKKGIGNRTINVNPRLERYRAQARANLASDYGIALRKKRGVDVEPVFGDIKMNQEYKRFRLRGKEKVNVEFGLLSILTNVQNIVS from the coding sequence TAGATGGATTGAACATTGAGCCATTGGTTGCAACCTATAAAGGAGGAGGAAGCAGCTCATATAATCCATTGATGTTGTTGAAAGTATTGGTGTATGCCTATCTATCTAAGAATTATGCATCACGCAAGATAGCAAGAGCGTTGCGAGAAGATGTGAACTATATGTGGCTAAGCGGGATGTATCGCCCCGATTTTCGCACGATAAACATATTCCGCTCTGGTCGGCTCAAGGGTGTTGTTGATCAGGTATTTGGATCAATGGTTGAATTTTGTATAGCGAACAAGTATATCAAGTTAGAGAATTATTTTGTTGACGGAACAAAGATGGAGGCAAATGCCCGTAAGACCAGTTATGTGTGGTCGAAGAATACCGAACGTTACAAAGAAGCGACACAAAAGAAGATCAAAGAGTTGTTGGAACATATCGAAGAAGTGAATCGTCAAGAGAATGCCGAGTATGGCGAGAGCGATCTGGAAGAATTAGGTAATGGTTCAACCATCACAAGTGAAAAACTCAAGGAGCAGATAGAGAAACTCAACACCATAATAAATCCCACGAAGCCAAATAAGCAAGTATTGAAAGAATTACAGACAAAGCAGATACCAAAGCTGGAACGATACGAAGAGCAAGAGCGACTATTAGGTGGTAGAAAGAGTTATTCGAAGACAGATACGGATGCGACATTTTTCAGAATGAAGAACGACCAGCTATTGCCTGCGTACAATGTTATGATTGGGACAGAGAATCAATTTATAGTAAACTACTCGATACATCAGAAAGCATCAGAGGCAGATCAATTTATCAGACATTTTACAAAACTCACCCGAACAACTGGATTGATACCGGAGGATGTTATAGGAGATGCCGCATATGGGAGTGAAGAGAACTACGCATTTTTAGAAGAACACGGAGTTGGCAATTATCTAAAATACAATACATATCATAGAGAAAATACTAAAAAGCATCGAGACAATTGTTATCATAAAGACAACTTTCAGTATTATGAAAAAACTGATACTTACCGATGTCCGGAAGGACGAGATTTAATATTTGATAGGACGGGGGAAAAAATTACCTACAACGGTTATCAACAAAATATTAGAATCTATGAATGTATCGATTGTTGTGAATGTCCGGTGGCGAGCCGGTGCAAAAAAGGAATAGGAAATCGGACGATTAATGTGAATCCACGATTAGAGCGATACCGTGCACAGGCGAGGGCAAATCTTGCATCAGATTATGGGATTGCACTTCGTAAAAAGCGAGGTGTCGATGTCGAACCGGTCTTTGGTGATATCAAAATGAATCAAGAATATAAAAGGTTTAGATTAAGAGGAAAAGAAAAAGTGAACGTTGAGTTTGGGCTATTGAGTATTCTGACTAACGTACAAAACATAGTATCGTAA